GATTACCCGGAGCCGGTTCTTCGCCGCCCCCAGATCTCCGAAGAGGGAGGTCTGGGCCGCCCTGATCTCGGCGACGAGGTCTCCACCCCTCACCCGCCCCTCCGCCTCCACCTCGAAGGCGATGTACCTCCTCCGGTCCCGGAGGACGGGAAGCCAGCTCCTCAAACCAGCTCCACCCCCACCGACGTCCACCTCCTCCGGTTGAGGGCGAGGATCGATTCCGGAAGGGAGAACGCCTCGGACGCCCTATCCCGATCGAGGCCGAGGAGGGCGGCCATGGCCGTCAGTTCCCGGGGGGACCGGAGGTCGAGATGGGACCGGCCCCCCGTCGTGATCATCAGGGGGATGTCGAACTTTCCGAAGAGGTCGAGGTCCCTTCTCACCGTCTCCATCCACCTGATCCGGGCCGGGCCCCGGAGGAGGATCATGGGGGAGAGGTCCAGGGCTATAGCCACCTGGTTCTCCTGGGCTGCCTTCGCCGCCGCCACTCCGATCCCGGCCCGGCCCTGGTGAGGGTGGGCGAGGAGGTCGACGTTCGGTTCCTCGCAGGCCGCCCGGTTGATCTTCTCATCCCCCCCGTGGACGGCGAGGAAGTCGACCCTCTCCCGGAGGGAGGCGGCCTTGGAGTGGAGGGACCTCTGGTCAGAGGCGACGATCTCGGCCCCGATGACGACCTCGATCCCGCCCACCCGCCTCGCCGCCTCTACCCCGATGGGCCGGCCGCAGGTGGTGGTGTGGTTTGTTATGATGATCCCGGCGTAGCCGAGCCTCTTCGCCGCCAGGGCGAGCCTGCTCGCCGAGGCCGAGCCTTCGGGGAGGGAGTGGAGGTTCGGCTCGAAGGGCCTCATAAGAGCTCTCCGGCTGCCAGAACCGCCTTCTCCCGCCGGGCGGGATAGGACTCAATATGGGCGGATACGGTGATCGAGTCCCCGGAGTCGGTGAGCCGGGCCACCCCTCGATAGGCGGCCTGCTTGTCCAGCCGGAAGTGGAGGCGGCATTCGTCGTCGACCCGGAGGTCCACCTCCCGGCGGAGGCGGGCGATCTCCCCCTCCGACAGGACCTCCCTCAGCCGGTCGAAGA
The sequence above is drawn from the Methanothrix harundinacea 6Ac genome and encodes:
- a CDS encoding RNase P subunit p30 family protein encodes the protein MRPFEPNLHSLPEGSASASRLALAAKRLGYAGIIITNHTTTCGRPIGVEAARRVGGIEVVIGAEIVASDQRSLHSKAASLRERVDFLAVHGGDEKINRAACEEPNVDLLAHPHQGRAGIGVAAAKAAQENQVAIALDLSPMILLRGPARIRWMETVRRDLDLFGKFDIPLMITTGGRSHLDLRSPRELTAMAALLGLDRDRASEAFSLPESILALNRRRWTSVGVELV
- a CDS encoding RNA-binding domain-containing protein; this encodes MIHRVTFRAFVASTEDEEKVREALSLFVPPESLTRTRVVGHHGNEIIILAIDLRKKEGLRFFDRLREVLSEGEIARLRREVDLRVDDECRLHFRLDKQAAYRGVARLTDSGDSITVSAHIESYPARREKAVLAAGELL